AGAGCCCTTAAAACTTCGTCCTCATCATTGCCGATACATGTATGCTCGTTAAATGTTTAGACACATTATATGATTCCTCACACGGTTAGTCAATACCCATCTGCGGGTTATACCTTAAATTCTTCATAAAATCTTGTTCTATTCATGCCGGAACGCCCACACCGCCAGGGGCATATGATGTACGACAATGCGTGGAAAGGGGGCAATATTTATGATTCGTTACCGCAGACCCAGGCAGGATGACACGATTATTTATGACTTGATTGAAAAGCAGCTTGTCCCGTTATCCCATCTTCCGCAGACGATCATTAATCAGGTCAGGAAGGATCTGCCGCGCCGCCTGGGACAGGGAGTCACACTTGTTGCTTGTCCCGACTACGACAGCGATCCGCTGGGATTCGTGCATTTTCTGCTGCACGGCGATTTGTTATACATTGATATGCTCGCTAT
The window above is part of the Paenibacillus sp. FSL H8-0048 genome. Proteins encoded here:
- a CDS encoding GNAT family N-acetyltransferase; this translates as MIRYRRPRQDDTIIYDLIEKQLVPLSHLPQTIINQVRKDLPRRLGQGVTLVACPDYDSDPLGFVHFLLHGDLLYIDMLAISPGARRKRYGNMLMDRAERFALSRACHRAKVSVDTGNTAGLAFYEKLGYSVARYQPQNYCYELEKQFR